A region from the Fusarium musae strain F31 chromosome 1, whole genome shotgun sequence genome encodes:
- a CDS encoding hypothetical protein (EggNog:ENOG41~CAZy:AA11) has product MHFSSVATCLGLAGLAQAHMEMIYPPPFKSKSNPNAGSDVDYSMTAPLDASGANFPCKGYHSLFGTKEGASVADWSAGGSYNMSITGGANHGGGSCQASLSYDKGKSWKVIHSYIGNCPGAGTTTFDFKVPSDAPSGEAIFAWSWFNQIGNREMYMNCAAVTIGGGSGKRADAMSNRPEMFVANVGNGCTTEESSDLEFPDPGPDVTNDSQKTAGPKGTCGKAGSGSGSGSGDGNSGAAPSTPANGNNGAAPSAVPSQTQPAAQPSSPAAQPSAPAASAPSAPGGVFVTVSQPAEATGAPAPSAPAATSTLLTMTKPTAGTGGQPVPTSVGSPEPAPTTPTAPGSGSGSEETAGAACSDEGAWNCIGGTKYQRCASGRWSVVQSMAAGTTCSGNKSSAMAFGFGRRLAIRGRKV; this is encoded by the exons ATGCATTTCTCATCTGTCGCTACGTGCCTCGGTCTGGCTGGTCTGGCCCAGGCACATATGGAGATGATTTACCCTCCCCCCTTCAAGTCAAAATCCAACCCCAACGCTGGCAGCGATGTCGACTACAGTATGACCGCCCCTCTCGATGCAAGTGGCGCCAACTTTCCTTGCAAGGGCTACCACTCCCTCTTTGGTACTAAGGAGGGTGCCTCGGTCGCAGACTGGTCAGCCGGCGGTTCCTACAACATGAGCATCACCGGCGGTGCTAACCATGGTGGTGGCAGTTGCCAGGCTTCCCTTTCCTACGACAAAGGGAAGTCTTGGAAGGTCATCCACTCATACATCGGCAACTGCCCTGGTGCTGGTACCACCACCTTCGACTTCAAGGTCCCCAGCGACGCTCCATCCGGCGAGGCTATCTTTGCCTGGTCGTGGTTTAACCAGATAGGTAACCGTGAGATGTACATGAATTGCGCTGCCGTCACTATTGGTGGTGGCTCTGGCAAGCGAGCAGACGCCATGAGCAACCGTCCTGAGATGTTCGTTGCTAACGTCGGCAACGGCTGCACTACCGAGGAGTCGTCTGATCTCGAATTCCCCGACCCTGGACCTGATGTGACCAACGACTCCCAGAAGACTGCTGGCCCCAAGGGTACTTGTGGTAAGGCAGGATCCGGCAGTGGTTCCGGCTCCGGTGATGGTAACAGCGGTGCTGCCCCTAGCACTCCCGCTAACGGCAACAATGGTGCTGCTCCAAGTGCTGTCCCTTCTCAGACTCAACCCGCTGCTCAACCTTCATCCCCTGCCGCTCAGCCATCAGCCCCAGCTGCCAGCGCCCCTTCAGC TCCTGGTGGTGTTTTTGTCACTGTCTCTCAGCCTGCTGAGGCTACTGGTGCCCCTGCTCCTTCAGCTCCCGCCGCAACCAGCACTCTCTTGACCATGACCAAACCTACTGCTGGAACCGGCGGTCAGCCTGTTCCTACCAGTGTCGGTAGCCCCGAGCCTGCCCCTACCACCCCCACAGctcctggctctggctccgGTTCTGAAGAGACTGCCGGTGCTGCATGCAGTGATGAGGGCGCCTGGAACTGCATTGGTGGAACCAAGTATCAACGTTGCGCTTCCGGTCGCTGGTCTGTTGTTCAATCTATGGCCGCTGGTACAACCTGCTCTGGCAATAAGAGCTCGGCTATGGCCTTTGGTTTCGGTCGCCGACTCGCCATTCGAGGTCGCAAGGTCTAA